A window of the Scandinavium goeteborgense genome harbors these coding sequences:
- a CDS encoding GGDEF domain-containing protein: MRSISVPRFTVFSEAHVLRNVFSLVVITTLFYAMGAMLRLVQELSLFWPLNAVMAAIFARYVWLNRLHYYAICYGAMLLYDVMTTQWGFASLIINASNMVFIVMVAQLVMRDKRQAGSEPEPINALRLFYYCLISAIFCALLGALGSVGIDRQSFMPLLADWFSEQFATGVLILPCVMTLTLPNEITRIRWQQLLPVLTLVLSMLAAIAIGGAGSLAFPLPALIWCALRYPLSVTSALTLITGASEIILVANGIINLAVSGPLQTAQLFSTRLGIASLAISPVIVSTTVAAINNLVRQISLRADFDFLTRVYSRSGLYEALKNQPAQSHQHLTVMLLDIDFFKSVNDNYGHECGDYVLAAFARQVHDAVGEQGLVARMGGEEFVVAAKTRDPLDGYHLAEKIRQRVEANVFQWRQQPLRVTVSIGTGSGTPGSNALIDSFNQLLVEADEYLYRAKKAGRNKTCAKSVAEEGVFNSVAS; the protein is encoded by the coding sequence ATGCGTTCGATTTCTGTCCCCCGATTTACCGTATTCAGTGAAGCGCACGTCCTGCGTAATGTATTTTCCCTGGTTGTCATTACCACGCTGTTTTATGCGATGGGCGCCATGCTGCGCCTTGTGCAGGAACTTTCGCTCTTCTGGCCGCTGAATGCGGTGATGGCGGCGATATTTGCCCGCTACGTCTGGCTTAACCGACTGCATTATTATGCGATTTGCTACGGCGCCATGCTGCTTTATGACGTGATGACTACCCAATGGGGATTTGCGTCGCTGATTATCAACGCCTCGAATATGGTGTTTATCGTGATGGTCGCCCAGCTGGTGATGCGCGATAAACGTCAGGCGGGGAGTGAACCCGAGCCGATTAATGCCCTGCGGTTATTCTATTATTGCCTTATTTCTGCGATTTTCTGCGCGCTGCTGGGGGCGCTGGGATCGGTCGGGATCGACAGACAATCGTTTATGCCGCTGCTGGCGGACTGGTTTAGCGAACAGTTTGCTACCGGGGTGCTGATTTTACCGTGTGTCATGACCCTGACGCTGCCCAATGAAATTACCCGGATCCGCTGGCAACAGCTGCTGCCGGTGCTGACGCTGGTGCTCTCTATGCTGGCGGCGATCGCCATTGGCGGAGCGGGGAGTCTCGCATTTCCGCTGCCTGCGCTTATCTGGTGCGCCCTCCGGTACCCGCTCTCGGTCACTTCTGCGCTGACGCTGATTACCGGTGCCAGTGAAATCATTCTGGTGGCGAATGGGATTATCAACCTGGCCGTCAGCGGGCCGTTGCAGACCGCGCAGCTTTTCTCCACGCGTCTGGGGATTGCGTCGCTGGCTATCAGTCCGGTGATTGTTTCTACCACCGTGGCGGCCATTAATAATCTTGTTCGTCAGATTTCGCTGCGTGCGGATTTCGATTTTCTGACCCGCGTCTATTCGCGTTCCGGTTTGTATGAAGCCCTTAAAAACCAGCCAGCGCAGAGCCATCAACATCTGACGGTGATGCTTCTGGATATCGATTTCTTCAAGAGCGTGAACGATAACTACGGTCATGAATGTGGCGATTATGTGCTGGCGGCGTTTGCGCGTCAGGTGCATGACGCAGTAGGTGAGCAGGGGCTGGTGGCGAGAATGGGTGGTGAGGAGTTTGTGGTCGCCGCGAAAACGCGCGATCCGCTGGACGGATACCATCTGGCCGAGAAAATTCGTCAACGTGTAGAAGCCAACGTGTTCCAGTGGCGACAGCAGCCGTTGCGAGTCACGGTGAGTATTGGCACCGGAAGCGGCACGCCCGGTAGCAACGCATTGATTGATTCCTTCAATCAATTGCTGGTGGAAGCCGACGAGTATCTTTACCGTGCCAAAAAGGCCGGACGCAACAAAACCTGCGCCAAATCTGTAGCCGAAGAGGGTGTATTCAATTCGGTTGCGTCATAG
- a CDS encoding sensor domain-containing diguanylate cyclase, protein MFLMRILGTFLCFFPILSVLDELDRPLWLRGLLAVNAFAWPVVAYLRARSARVPLVAEHQNLVIDAGAGGFWIAIMALNPLPSVVIATILLADRLAAGGVVLMRKALAMMLCVFAVIWLCMGMEVEFGVSQRTMLATLPLIAIYLLALCMLTDMLAVKLRRKSHELERIAMKDPLLDIANRRLLEKRIAWELSRLQNSCGESALVFIDLDNFKDVNDRYGHKVGDGMLETVSQILHAATRSTDTPARLGGDEFVILLPDTSQQDAVLIAHRILEATAVITTLPDSELSLTLSIGVACASPEMEDVAAWLKVADDALYEAKRRGKNQIFAH, encoded by the coding sequence ATGTTTTTAATGCGCATTCTCGGCACCTTTCTCTGTTTTTTCCCCATCCTGTCTGTACTCGACGAACTCGACCGTCCCCTGTGGCTGCGTGGCCTGCTGGCCGTAAATGCCTTTGCCTGGCCGGTGGTGGCGTATCTGCGCGCCCGAAGCGCGCGGGTTCCGCTGGTGGCTGAACATCAAAATCTGGTGATTGATGCCGGCGCGGGAGGATTCTGGATAGCCATTATGGCGCTCAATCCTCTGCCGTCGGTGGTGATCGCCACCATTCTGTTGGCCGATCGTCTGGCGGCGGGCGGCGTCGTGCTGATGCGTAAAGCGCTGGCAATGATGCTCTGCGTTTTCGCCGTCATCTGGCTGTGCATGGGAATGGAAGTGGAGTTCGGCGTCTCGCAGCGCACAATGCTGGCCACGCTGCCGCTGATTGCCATTTATCTGCTGGCGCTGTGCATGCTGACCGACATGCTGGCGGTGAAACTGCGGCGTAAAAGCCACGAGCTGGAGCGGATCGCAATGAAAGATCCTCTGCTGGACATCGCCAACCGCCGTCTGCTGGAAAAACGCATCGCCTGGGAGCTTAGCCGATTACAAAATTCCTGCGGCGAATCGGCGCTGGTGTTTATCGATCTCGATAATTTCAAAGACGTTAACGATCGTTACGGCCACAAAGTGGGAGATGGTATGCTGGAAACCGTCTCGCAAATTCTGCACGCCGCCACTCGCAGCACCGATACGCCCGCGCGCCTGGGCGGTGATGAGTTCGTGATTTTATTGCCGGATACTTCGCAACAGGACGCGGTGCTGATTGCGCATCGCATCCTGGAAGCGACCGCGGTCATCACCACGCTGCCCGACAGCGAGTTGTCACTGACACTCAGCATTGGCGTTGCCTGCGCAAGCCCGGAAATGGAAGACGTTGCGGCCTGGCTTAAAGTCGCGGACGACGCGTTATACGAGGCGAAACGACGCGGTAAAAACCAAATCTTCGCACACTAA
- a CDS encoding sensor domain-containing diguanylate cyclase produces MKSPENPRNEAQRLTSLRESGILDTGEPARFERLTRLARSLFKVPIAMVSLVDEESLVFKSCNGLRFATLPRDISFCGHVILSEKPLVVPDARQDIRFNDNPLVLGEPHIRFYAGCPLRLPDGALVGSFCLLDKQPREFSPEEAGLLQDLASIVEDEFKTLAEATTDPLTGLFNRRGFEHLANFAIASAHRRAEPLTLGWLDLDNFKQINDKYGHAEGDVALRDMAQLLIKSFRDTDLLVRHGGDEFGILFSDTDESGAWIAMQHLLEEANAYNLTSGKPWKLAFSWGVIEFNHDDITDLSGGLRAADKRMYCMKRTHESSRRLNK; encoded by the coding sequence ATGAAGAGTCCAGAGAATCCGAGAAATGAAGCGCAGCGTCTGACCTCGCTCCGGGAGTCGGGCATTCTTGATACTGGCGAACCGGCACGTTTCGAGCGCCTGACTCGCCTGGCCCGCAGTCTGTTTAAGGTGCCAATCGCGATGGTAAGCCTGGTCGATGAAGAATCGCTGGTGTTTAAGTCCTGTAACGGTCTGCGTTTCGCCACTCTACCGCGCGATATATCCTTTTGCGGTCACGTTATTCTGAGCGAAAAGCCGCTGGTCGTGCCCGATGCGCGGCAGGACATCCGCTTCAACGATAATCCGTTAGTGCTTGGCGAGCCGCATATCCGTTTTTACGCCGGATGCCCGCTGCGTCTGCCCGACGGCGCGCTAGTCGGTTCATTCTGTCTGCTCGACAAACAGCCACGCGAGTTCAGCCCGGAAGAGGCAGGGCTGCTGCAGGATTTAGCCTCGATTGTCGAGGATGAGTTTAAAACCCTCGCCGAAGCCACCACCGATCCGCTCACCGGATTATTTAACCGCCGTGGATTTGAGCATCTGGCGAATTTTGCCATAGCTTCCGCCCATCGCCGGGCAGAGCCGCTGACGCTCGGCTGGCTCGACCTCGATAATTTCAAACAGATTAACGATAAATACGGCCATGCCGAAGGTGATGTTGCCCTGCGCGATATGGCGCAACTCCTGATCAAAAGTTTCCGTGATACCGATTTACTGGTACGTCACGGGGGCGATGAATTTGGCATTCTGTTCTCTGATACCGACGAAAGCGGCGCGTGGATTGCGATGCAGCACCTGCTGGAAGAGGCTAACGCCTATAATCTGACATCCGGTAAACCCTGGAAGCTGGCGTTTTCCTGGGGCGTCATCGAGTTTAATCACGATGACATTACCGACCTGTCAGGCGGGCTGCGCGCGGCGGATAAACGGATGTATTGCATGAAGCGAACCCACGAAAGCAGTCGCCGTCTGAATAAGTAA
- a CDS encoding GNAT family N-acetyltransferase, translating to MTSPLRIFPLSHHDILQRLPELVDILVDSVNGGASVSFMQPFHPDKAGAFWQKIAHSVAAGERVVLVAELGDGTLVGTVQLITELPENQPHRAEVAKLLVHSRGRRQGIARQLMSALELEATAHGKSVLVLDTATGSGAEGIYQQCGWQKVGEIPRYALMPDGEMTATSVYYKFV from the coding sequence ATGACTTCGCCGCTGCGCATTTTTCCTCTTTCCCATCACGACATTCTGCAACGCCTGCCTGAACTGGTCGACATTCTGGTCGACAGCGTGAATGGTGGGGCGTCCGTCAGTTTTATGCAGCCGTTTCACCCCGACAAAGCCGGCGCGTTCTGGCAAAAAATAGCCCACAGCGTGGCGGCGGGCGAGCGGGTGGTGCTTGTCGCGGAGTTGGGTGACGGCACTCTGGTCGGGACGGTTCAGCTGATCACCGAACTGCCGGAAAACCAGCCGCATCGCGCGGAAGTGGCAAAGTTGTTAGTCCACTCTCGCGGCCGTCGTCAGGGTATCGCGCGACAGTTAATGTCTGCCCTGGAGTTGGAAGCTACCGCGCACGGGAAATCGGTTCTGGTGCTGGACACCGCAACCGGAAGCGGCGCGGAAGGCATCTATCAGCAGTGTGGCTGGCAAAAAGTCGGGGAGATCCCGCGCTATGCGCTGATGCCTGACGGTGAAATGACGGCGACGTCGGTCTATTACAAATTTGTATAA
- a CDS encoding tagaturonate reductase — translation MKTLNRRDFPGAQYPERIIQFGEGNFLRAFVDWQIDLLNEHTDLNAGVVIVRPIDSDFPPSLSTQDGLYTTIIRGLNEQGEAVSDARLIRSVNREISAYADFQEYLKLAHNPDMRFVFSNTTEAGISYHAGDKFEDAPAVSYPAKLTRLLFERYSHFNGAADKGWVIIPCELIDYNGDALRELVLRYAQEWALPAEFVAWLNTANAFCSTLVDRIVTGYPRDEAANLEAELGYKDGFLDTAEHFYLFVIQGPKTLASELRLDKLALNVLIVDDIKPYKERKVAILNGAHTALVPVAFQAGLDTVGESMNDAEICAFVEKAIHQEIIPVLDLPRDELESFASAVTGRFRNPYIKHQLLSISLNGMTKFRTRILPQLLAGQAATGKLPQRLTFALAALIAFYRAERQGESYPVQDDTHWLDRYQQLWSLHHDKQISTTSLVESVLSVKDHWEQDLTEVKGLVEQVTRDLDAILTNGMREAVKPLC, via the coding sequence GTGAAAACATTAAACCGCCGCGATTTTCCCGGCGCTCAGTACCCTGAACGCATCATTCAGTTCGGAGAAGGTAACTTTCTTCGGGCTTTTGTCGACTGGCAAATTGATCTCCTGAACGAACACACCGACCTCAATGCAGGCGTGGTGATTGTGCGCCCAATTGATAGCGATTTTCCGCCGTCGCTCAGCACCCAGGATGGCCTTTATACCACCATCATTCGCGGCCTGAATGAGCAGGGCGAAGCCGTCAGCGATGCGCGCCTGATTCGTTCCGTTAACCGTGAAATCAGCGCCTACGCCGATTTTCAGGAATACCTCAAGCTGGCGCACAATCCTGACATGCGCTTTGTGTTCTCGAATACCACCGAAGCGGGCATCAGCTATCACGCGGGCGACAAATTTGAAGACGCACCCGCGGTGAGTTACCCGGCGAAACTGACCCGATTGCTGTTCGAACGCTACAGCCACTTCAATGGCGCGGCGGATAAAGGCTGGGTCATTATTCCGTGCGAACTGATTGATTATAATGGCGATGCCTTGCGTGAACTGGTCCTGCGCTATGCGCAGGAATGGGCGTTACCAGCAGAGTTTGTGGCCTGGTTGAACACCGCGAATGCCTTCTGTTCCACGCTGGTTGATCGTATCGTCACCGGCTATCCGCGCGATGAAGCCGCTAATCTCGAAGCGGAACTCGGTTATAAAGACGGTTTCCTCGATACCGCAGAGCACTTCTACCTGTTCGTGATTCAGGGACCCAAAACGCTGGCCAGCGAGCTGCGTCTCGACAAACTTGCGCTTAACGTGCTGATTGTCGACGACATTAAACCGTATAAAGAACGTAAAGTGGCGATCCTGAACGGGGCACACACCGCCCTGGTGCCGGTAGCGTTTCAGGCCGGGCTGGATACCGTGGGCGAATCGATGAACGATGCTGAAATCTGTGCGTTCGTTGAGAAAGCGATTCATCAGGAAATCATTCCGGTCCTCGATTTGCCGCGCGATGAACTGGAATCCTTCGCCAGCGCAGTGACCGGGCGTTTCCGTAACCCGTACATCAAGCATCAGCTGCTGTCGATTTCGCTGAACGGGATGACCAAATTCCGTACCCGTATTCTGCCGCAGCTGCTGGCGGGGCAGGCCGCGACCGGTAAATTACCGCAACGACTGACGTTTGCCCTGGCGGCGTTGATTGCGTTTTACCGCGCAGAACGTCAAGGTGAAAGCTATCCGGTGCAGGACGATACGCACTGGCTTGATCGCTACCAGCAGCTTTGGTCGCTGCATCACGATAAGCAAATCAGCACCACGTCGTTGGTTGAGTCAGTGCTGTCGGTGAAAGATCACTGGGAGCAGGACCTGACAGAAGTGAAAGGTCTGGTTGAGCAGGTGACGCGCGACCTCGATGCCATTTTGACGAACGGGATGCGTGAAGCCGTTAAACCGCTTTGCTGA